In one Streptomyces sp. NBC_00597 genomic region, the following are encoded:
- a CDS encoding PAS domain-containing sensor histidine kinase, with protein MNDLVRQHTALSETDLEWLHLLVSEWQLLSDLSFADLVLWVPTLDGTRYVSVAQMRPNTGPTSYQDDMVGHLVPRGRRPLLDAALDEGRIVREGDPEWREEVPVRVESIPVRREGRVLGVIARNTNLLTVRTPSRLELTYLQSASDLAQMIAAGSFPFPGQQVDMDASPRAGDGLMRLDADGVVTYASPNALSAYHRLGLAADLVGQHLGTTTAELAPSRGPVDEAIVKLASGWAPRETEVEGNGGVIQLRAIPLKPKGTRIGSLVLCRDVTELRRRERELITKDATIREIHHRVKNNLQTVAALLRLQARRMDSEGGREALNEAVRRVGSIAIVHETLSQNLDERVEFDEIADRVIAMVAEISPGKVECRRTGRFGILDAEVATPLSMVLTEILQNALEHAFTQGEGGRVEVSATRAGSGRADGRLLITVLDDGSGLPEGFDPQRAGNLGLQIVRTLVEGELGGTFDMLRAEPRGTKVVLDIPASPQK; from the coding sequence ATGAACGACCTCGTACGCCAGCACACCGCTCTCAGTGAAACCGACCTGGAGTGGCTCCACCTGCTGGTCTCGGAGTGGCAGCTGCTCTCCGACCTGTCCTTCGCCGACCTCGTGCTGTGGGTCCCCACCCTCGACGGCACCCGGTATGTCTCGGTCGCACAGATGCGCCCCAACACCGGCCCCACCTCGTACCAGGACGACATGGTCGGCCATCTGGTTCCGCGCGGCCGGCGCCCGCTGCTGGACGCCGCGCTCGACGAGGGCCGCATCGTGCGCGAGGGCGACCCGGAATGGCGCGAGGAGGTGCCCGTCCGCGTCGAGTCCATTCCGGTGCGACGCGAGGGCCGGGTGCTGGGCGTGATCGCGCGCAACACCAACTTGCTCACTGTGCGTACACCCAGCCGACTGGAGCTCACCTACCTCCAGTCCGCCTCCGACCTGGCCCAGATGATCGCGGCCGGCTCCTTCCCGTTCCCCGGGCAGCAGGTCGACATGGACGCCTCCCCGCGCGCCGGGGACGGCCTGATGCGGCTCGACGCCGACGGCGTGGTCACGTACGCGTCCCCGAACGCCCTCTCCGCCTACCACCGGCTCGGCCTCGCCGCCGACCTCGTCGGCCAGCACCTCGGCACCACCACCGCTGAACTCGCCCCCTCCCGGGGCCCCGTGGACGAGGCGATCGTCAAGCTCGCCAGCGGCTGGGCCCCGCGCGAGACCGAGGTCGAGGGCAACGGCGGGGTCATCCAGCTGCGCGCCATCCCGCTCAAGCCCAAGGGCACCCGGATCGGCTCCCTCGTCCTGTGTCGGGACGTCACGGAACTGCGCCGTCGCGAACGCGAATTGATCACCAAGGACGCGACCATCCGGGAGATCCACCACCGGGTGAAGAACAACCTCCAGACCGTGGCCGCGCTGCTGCGGTTGCAGGCCCGCCGGATGGATTCCGAGGGCGGCCGCGAGGCCCTCAACGAGGCCGTGCGTCGCGTCGGTTCGATCGCGATCGTGCACGAGACGCTCTCTCAGAACCTCGACGAGCGCGTCGAGTTCGACGAGATCGCCGACCGGGTGATCGCGATGGTCGCGGAGATCTCGCCGGGCAAGGTGGAGTGCCGGCGCACCGGCCGGTTCGGAATCCTGGACGCAGAGGTCGCCACTCCGCTGTCGATGGTGCTGACGGAGATCCTCCAGAACGCCCTGGAACACGCCTTCACCCAGGGGGAGGGCGGCCGGGTCGAGGTGTCCGCGACCCGCGCCGGCTCCGGCCGGGCGGACGGCCGGCTGCTGATCACGGTGCTCGACGACGGATCCGGCCTGCCCGAGGGCTTCGACCCGCAGCGGGCCGGCAACCTCGGCCTCCAGATCGTCCGGACCCTGGTGGAGGGCGAGCTCGGCGGCACGTTCGACATGCTCCGGGCCGAGCCGCGCGGCACCAAGGTCGTCCTCGACATCCCGGCCAGCCCGCAGAAGTAG
- a CDS encoding WhiB family transcriptional regulator: MDWRHNAVCREEDPELFFPIGNTGPALLQIEEAKAVCRRCPVMEQCLQWALESGQDSGVWGGLSEDERRAMKRRAARNRARNATA; encoded by the coding sequence ATGGACTGGCGTCACAACGCCGTTTGCCGCGAGGAAGACCCGGAACTCTTCTTCCCCATCGGCAACACCGGTCCTGCGCTGCTGCAGATCGAGGAAGCCAAGGCCGTCTGCCGCCGCTGCCCCGTCATGGAGCAGTGCCTGCAGTGGGCGCTTGAGTCCGGTCAGGACTCCGGCGTCTGGGGCGGTCTCAGCGAGGACGAGCGCCGCGCGATGAAGCGCCGCGCCGCTCGCAATCGGGCGCGCAACGCAACCGCCTGA
- a CDS encoding diacylglycerol kinase family protein — MRALLVANPAATTTSARTRDVLTHALASEMKLEAVTTEYRGHARDLARRAAEHGIDLVVALGGDGTVNEVVNGLLHDGPDPERLPRLAVVPGGSTNVFARALGLPNDAVEATGALLDALREQRERTVGLGLAAGTPGTEDESVPARWFTFCAGFGFDAGVVGRVEQQRERGKRSTHALYVRQLMRQFWDEPNRRHGSVTLERPGADPVTDLVLSIVCNTSPWTYLGNRPLYASPEASFDTALDVLALNRLSTPAVARYATQLLTSTPERGPRGKHAVSLHDLTDFTLHSKVPLPFQMDGDHLGLRTSVRFTGVRRALRVIV, encoded by the coding sequence ATGCGTGCACTTCTCGTGGCCAATCCAGCAGCAACGACCACCAGTGCGCGCACGCGCGACGTCCTGACCCACGCCCTGGCCAGCGAAATGAAGCTGGAGGCGGTGACCACCGAGTACCGCGGGCACGCCCGGGACCTGGCCCGCCGGGCGGCCGAACACGGTATCGACCTCGTCGTGGCGCTCGGCGGCGACGGCACGGTCAACGAGGTGGTCAACGGGCTGCTGCACGACGGGCCGGATCCGGAGCGGCTGCCCCGGCTGGCGGTGGTCCCCGGCGGCTCGACCAACGTGTTCGCCCGCGCGCTCGGCCTGCCCAACGACGCGGTCGAGGCGACCGGCGCCCTGCTGGACGCACTGCGCGAGCAGCGCGAGCGGACGGTGGGCCTGGGCCTGGCGGCCGGCACCCCGGGCACGGAGGACGAGTCGGTTCCGGCGCGCTGGTTCACGTTCTGCGCGGGGTTCGGTTTCGACGCGGGCGTGGTGGGCCGGGTGGAGCAGCAGCGGGAGCGCGGCAAGCGTTCGACGCACGCCCTGTACGTACGACAGCTCATGCGCCAGTTCTGGGACGAGCCGAACCGGCGCCACGGCTCGGTGACGCTGGAGCGCCCCGGCGCGGATCCCGTCACGGATCTGGTGCTGTCGATAGTCTGCAACACCTCGCCGTGGACGTATCTGGGCAATCGTCCGCTTTACGCCTCTCCGGAGGCGTCGTTCGATACCGCACTTGACGTATTGGCGCTCAATCGTTTGTCAACTCCGGCGGTCGCCCGCTACGCGACACAGCTCCTGACCTCGACTCCTGAGCGCGGTCCGCGCGGCAAGCACGCAGTGTCTCTGCACGATCTGACCGACTTCACCTTGCATTCGAAGGTTCCGCTTCCGTTCCAGATGGACGGAGACCACCTCGGCCTGCGCACCAGCGTTCGGTTCACAGGCGTACGCCGTGCACTGCGTGTGATTGTGTGA
- a CDS encoding RNA polymerase sigma factor SigF, giving the protein MNGGEIPVRGGDRPRVRHEVDGGIPEQQHARPHPADADAEDGFLDSAERRAGPMSENQQEEPQSSQPPGVAATAPDAEPAAAPVLPVPAVLPDPRDRSGARALFIELRALPDGSVEKAELRNRLVRMHLPLVEHLARRFRNRGEPLDDLTQVATIGLIKSVDRFDPDRGVEFSTYATPTVVGEIKRHFRDKGWAVRVPRRLQELRLSLTTATAELSQQHGRSPTVHELAERLGISEEEVLEGLESANAYSTLSLDVPDTDDESPAVADTLGAEDEALEGVEYRESLKPLLEGLPPREKRILLLRFFGNMTQSQIAQEVGISQMHVSRLLARTLAQLREKLLVEE; this is encoded by the coding sequence GTGAACGGCGGGGAGATCCCGGTGCGGGGCGGGGATCGGCCCCGGGTACGGCACGAGGTCGACGGCGGCATCCCGGAGCAGCAGCACGCCCGGCCGCACCCGGCTGACGCGGATGCGGAAGACGGCTTTTTGGACTCGGCGGAGCGACGGGCGGGCCCTATGAGCGAGAACCAGCAAGAAGAACCACAATCCTCACAGCCACCCGGGGTCGCTGCCACGGCCCCGGACGCGGAACCGGCGGCGGCACCCGTGCTGCCGGTGCCCGCGGTGCTGCCCGATCCGCGCGACCGCAGCGGCGCGCGGGCCCTGTTCATCGAGCTGCGGGCACTGCCCGACGGCTCGGTGGAGAAGGCGGAGCTGCGCAACCGGCTCGTACGGATGCACCTGCCGCTGGTCGAGCACCTCGCCCGGCGGTTCCGCAACCGTGGTGAGCCGCTGGACGACCTGACCCAGGTCGCCACCATCGGCCTGATCAAGTCGGTGGACCGGTTCGATCCGGACCGCGGGGTCGAGTTCTCCACGTACGCGACCCCGACCGTGGTCGGCGAGATCAAGCGGCACTTCCGGGACAAGGGCTGGGCCGTGCGCGTGCCCCGGCGTCTTCAGGAGCTGCGGCTCTCGCTGACCACGGCCACGGCGGAGCTGTCCCAGCAGCACGGCCGCTCCCCCACGGTGCACGAGCTCGCGGAGCGGCTCGGGATCTCCGAGGAGGAGGTGCTGGAGGGGCTGGAATCGGCCAATGCCTACAGCACGCTCTCCCTGGACGTCCCCGACACCGACGACGAGTCGCCGGCGGTGGCGGACACCCTGGGCGCGGAGGACGAGGCGCTGGAGGGCGTCGAGTACCGCGAGTCGCTCAAGCCGCTCTTGGAGGGACTGCCTCCGCGGGAGAAGCGGATCCTGCTGCTGCGGTTCTTCGGCAACATGACCCAGTCGCAGATCGCGCAGGAGGTCGGCATTTCCCAGATGCACGTCTCCCGCCTGCTGGCCCGCACCCTGGCCCAGCTGCGCGAGAAGCTCCTCGTCGAGGAGTAG
- a CDS encoding anti-sigma regulatory factor: protein MSQIAGEPGTQDFVEVRLPAAGAYLSVLRTATAGLAARLDFTLDEIEDLRIAVDEACAILLQQAVPGSVLSCVFRLVDDSLEVTVSAPTTDGRAPERDTFAWTVLSALAGKVESTVEEDRTVSISLYKQRGAGPGPA, encoded by the coding sequence GTGTCCCAGATCGCAGGCGAGCCCGGGACCCAGGACTTCGTGGAAGTCCGGCTGCCCGCTGCGGGTGCCTACCTGTCGGTGCTGCGAACGGCCACGGCCGGCCTCGCGGCACGTTTGGACTTCACCCTCGACGAGATCGAGGACCTCCGCATCGCGGTGGACGAGGCCTGCGCGATCCTGCTCCAACAGGCCGTGCCGGGCTCCGTCCTCAGCTGCGTGTTCCGGTTGGTCGACGACTCGCTGGAGGTGACGGTCTCCGCACCGACCACGGACGGGCGCGCGCCGGAGCGCGACACGTTCGCCTGGACCGTCCTGTCGGCGCTGGCCGGCAAGGTCGAGTCCACGGTCGAGGAGGACCGGACGGTGAGCATCAGCCTCTACAAACAGCGCGGCGCGGGTCCAGGCCCGGCGTGA
- a CDS encoding UBP-type zinc finger domain-containing protein, which translates to MSECTHVPELPRPEPVPTALTCPECQVLGSHPVQLRMCLGCGYVACCDSSPHRHATAHYQSSGHPIMRSFEPGETWRWCFVDGSIV; encoded by the coding sequence ATGAGCGAGTGCACCCACGTTCCCGAACTGCCGCGCCCCGAGCCTGTCCCGACTGCCCTGACCTGCCCCGAATGTCAGGTACTGGGCAGCCATCCGGTGCAGTTGCGGATGTGCCTGGGGTGCGGGTACGTGGCGTGCTGCGATTCCTCCCCGCACCGGCACGCCACCGCGCATTATCAGAGCAGCGGCCATCCGATCATGCGAAGCTTCGAGCCGGGCGAGACGTGGCGATGGTGTTTTGTCGACGGTTCGATCGTCTGA